Proteins from a genomic interval of Clostridium scatologenes:
- a CDS encoding glycosyltransferase family 4 protein — MKIGIDARAAKWYRGTGIGTYTYQLINCLNRIDNINNYLLFTPDNSKCTISLKNNFKVNSISKKLGGDFWNEINIPNILEHRDIELYHIPQNGVGIPYDKKCNFVITLHDIIPYKMPETVSDRYLKIFSDQIPMTVSQCDGIITVSNHSKKDIIEAFKFPEDKIYVTPLAAEDIYKPLNKKLSKDIIKEHYSIDTDFILYVGGFSPRKNIIGLIESFSKVLNSYKKNLLLVIAGKKGKSYDTYKKRVEQLNISDKVIFPGFISIDHLPYLYNASELFVYPSFYEGFGLPPIEAMSCGVPVIGSNCTSVPEVLGNSGLLVDPNNIDELSNSILKILNDKNLKKNLIVSGLMRSSELSWEKTAKQTLSAYNKTLNC; from the coding sequence ATGAAAATAGGAATTGATGCCCGAGCAGCAAAATGGTATAGAGGAACTGGGATAGGTACTTATACTTATCAATTAATTAATTGCTTAAATCGAATTGATAATATAAACAACTACTTACTTTTTACTCCTGACAACTCAAAATGTACCATATCACTTAAAAATAATTTCAAGGTAAATAGCATCAGCAAAAAATTGGGTGGAGATTTTTGGAATGAAATAAACATTCCAAATATTTTAGAGCATAGGGACATAGAACTTTATCATATACCTCAAAATGGTGTTGGGATTCCTTATGATAAAAAATGTAACTTTGTTATCACTCTTCATGATATAATCCCATATAAAATGCCAGAAACAGTGAGTGATAGATATTTAAAAATTTTTTCTGATCAAATTCCTATGACTGTTTCTCAATGTGATGGAATAATTACTGTATCTAATCACTCTAAAAAAGACATAATTGAAGCATTTAAGTTTCCTGAAGATAAAATATATGTAACTCCTCTTGCAGCAGAAGATATATATAAACCATTAAACAAAAAATTAAGTAAAGATATTATTAAAGAACATTATTCTATTGACACTGATTTTATCCTATATGTAGGAGGTTTTAGTCCTAGAAAAAATATTATTGGTCTTATAGAAAGCTTCAGCAAAGTATTAAATTCTTATAAAAAAAATTTGCTGCTTGTCATAGCAGGCAAAAAGGGTAAATCTTATGATACTTATAAAAAAAGAGTAGAACAATTAAATATATCTGATAAAGTAATCTTTCCAGGATTTATTTCAATAGATCATTTGCCTTACTTATACAATGCATCTGAATTATTTGTTTATCCTTCTTTTTATGAAGGTTTTGGTCTTCCTCCTATTGAAGCTATGTCCTGCGGAGTACCTGTTATAGGATCTAATTGCACATCTGTTCCTGAAGTATTGGGAAATAGCGGCTTATTAGTTGATCCTAATAATATTGATGAATTAAGCAATTCCATACTCAAAATATTAAATGATAAAAATTTAAAAAAGAACCTAATTGTTTCAGGACTTATGAGATCATCTGAGTTATCTTGGGAAAAAACCGCAAAACAAACTCTATCAGCATACAATAAAACTTTGAATTGTTAA